One stretch of Nicotiana tabacum cultivar K326 chromosome 18, ASM71507v2, whole genome shotgun sequence DNA includes these proteins:
- the LOC107782162 gene encoding glycerophosphodiester phosphodiesterase GDPDL7-like, with protein MIRHILLVSLLIHCTLAQPKGGKPLSPPLPKRTWLTLHGDEPIVVANGGYSGLLPAQTDIAYSQAKVLGKRGTVLLCDLHMSRDGQGFCLSQLNLQNTTNAADAFPNRRKTYIVNGKEIQGWFALVFTADELYSKLQVTQSIFSRTDLFDFSPPTPTDLFLEDNMKSLVWFNAEYATFYSQHKLSLLDHIKQLLEIKKDISYISSPEIGFLKSVGPVVRGLRTKLMFKFPADKNAVEPTTNETYASLLTKLSMIKTFAAGIVVPREYIWPVNKARYLDSSTNLVTDAHKLGLEVFSYGFANDNYLPYNYTYDPQREYLQFVDNSLFAVDGVITDFTMSASMAIACLAGSRNASRKVPTLIISSNGANGDYPGATDLAYQKAVEDGVDIIDCSVQMTKDGVALCLPSIDLMPSTTAAGPFMSRAAKIDPIQSAMGIFSFDLTWEEIQSLKPQMSGGFNGELARDPARKNVGKFVTLSDFLEFAKAKAVPGVLINIENAAYLATNKGLDIVGAVTTALSNATLDKNLTQKVLIMSSESSVLDKFKTIPTYQKVLHIKEQVGFVTNETALEVKKYADAVLLHKHSIYSEFRQEGLTFNLTNLIDRMHWANVSVYAGNVINEFQDIFMDFGSDPYLLIHNLIYYGADGIVTQYPSTASAYSRNLCTGNPDAYKIQDLNPGDVIAVMLDPKEVAEYKPPPPVHFETKNFVTPPLPPVADIAKDDGGSTSNSTSNANTSDAPSPSSPPPPAQAASSATAPTINGAALFFATMLGLVYYKI; from the exons ATGATTCGACATATCTTATTAGTTTCCTTGCTAATCCATTGCACTTTAGCTCAACCAAAAGGTGGAAAGCCTCTTTCTCCTCCTCTTCCTAAGAGAACATGGTTAACTTTACATG GTGATGAGCCAATTGTCGTTGCGAATGGGGGATATTCAGGACTTCTTCCCGCGCAAACAGATATTGCATATTCTCAAGCAAAAGTATTAGGAAAGCGCGGTACTGTCTTGCTATGTGATCTACATATGAGTCGCGACGGACAGGGCTTTTGTTTGTCACAGTTAAACCTTCAGAATACAACAAATGCAGCTGATGCTTTTCCGAATCGTAGAAAAACATACATTGTTAATGGCAAAGAAATTCAAGGATGGTTTGCACTGGTTTTTACAGCTGATGAGCTTTATAGTAAATTGCAAG TGACACAATCAATATTCAGCAGAACagatttatttgatttttcacCACCAACTCCAACAGACTTATTTTTAGAAGATAACATGAAGTCTCTAGTGTGGTTCAATGCCGAG TACGCAACATTCTACAGCCAACACAAGTTGAGTTTATTGGATCATATTAAACAACTTTTGGAGATAAAGAAGGATATCTCCTACATATCGTCTCCAGAGATCGGTTTCTTGAAAAGCGTGGGACCAGTTGTGCGCGGTTTAAGAACAAAGTTGATGTTCAAGTTTCCTGCTGATAAAAATGCAGTCGAACCAACAACAAATGAAACATATGCTTCACTATTAACAAAGCTCTCTATGATCAAGACTTTTGCTGCGGGGATCGTTGTGCCTAGAGAGTACATATGGCCTGTCAATAAAGCTCGCTATTTAGACTCCAGTACTAATCTAGTCACCGATGCTCATAAACTAGGCCTTGAAGTTTTCTCATATGGATTTGCAAATGACAACTATTTGCCTTACAATTATACCTATGATCCACAAAGAGAGTATTTGCAATTCGTGGACAACTCGTTGTTTGCTGTTGACGGTGTGATCACGGACTTCACTATGTCTGCATCTATGGCAATTG CTTGCTTGGCAGGAAGTCGGAACGCTTCCAGGAAAGTCCCTA CTCTGATCATTTCTTCAAATGGAGCAAATGGAGATTATCCGGGAGCAACAGATCTTGCCTATCAGAAAGCAGTAGAAGATGGTGTTGACATAATCGATTGTTCTGTTCAAATGACAAAAGATGGAGTTGCACTTTGTTTGCCTTCAATTGATCTCATGCCATCCACTACAGCAGCCGGACCTTTCATGAGTCGAGCAGCTAAGATCGATCCCATTCAATCGGCCATGGGAATTTTCTCTTTCGACCTTACGTGGGAGGAAATTCAATCATTAAAAC CTCAAATGTCCGGTGGATTTAATGGAGAATTGGCAAGGGATCCAGCGCGCAAAAATGTGGGCAAGTTTGTAACACTCTCTGATTTCTTGGAATTCGCCAAGGCAAAAGCAGTTCCTGGCGTTCTGATCAACATTGAA AATGCTGCCTACCTTGCAACAAACAAAGGTCTTGACATTGTTGGCGCCGTCACAACTGCTTTGAGCAATGCCACACTTGATAAGAACTTGACTCAGAAAGTTCTGATCATGTCAAGTGAAAGTTCAGTGCTAGATAAATTCAAAACTATCCCGACTTACCAAAAAGTTCTTCACATTAAGGAACAAGTGGGATTTGTAACGAACGAGACTGCATTGGAAGTCAAGAAGTACGCGGACGCAGTACTTTTACACAAGCATTCAATATATTCAGAATTTCGACAGGAGGGTTTGACTTTCAACCTCACTAACCTTATTGACCGTATGCATTGGGCTAATGTTAGCGTCTACGCTGGAAATGTTATAAATGAATTCCAAGACATTTTCATGGATTTTGGCTCTGATCCTTATCTTCTGATCCATAACCTTATTTACTATGGCGCGGATGGAATTGTCACTCAGTATCCAAGCACTGCAAGTGCTTACAGCC GAAACTTGTGCACTGGTAATCCGGACGCGTATAAGATACAAGACTTAAATCCAGGGGATGTTATAGCAGTTATGCTTGATCCAAAAGAAGTAGCAGAGTACAAGCCGCCTCCGCCCGTGCATTTTGAGACTAAGAACTTTGTCACTCCACCATTGCCTCCTGTAGCTGATATTGCCAAGGATGACGGCGGTTCTACCTCCAACTCCACGTCCAATGCCAACACGTCCGACGCTCCTTCACCTTCATCTCCACCTCCTCCTGCACAAGCCGCGAGTAGCGCAACAGCTCCCACAATTAATGGTGCTGCTCTCTTCTTTGCAACCATGCTCGGACTAGTATATTATAAAATTTAG